The Clostridiaceae bacterium HFYG-1003 genome includes a window with the following:
- a CDS encoding metal ABC transporter permease has translation MLQYDFMRNALAAGFLIALLCPVIGSFLVLKRFSMMGDTLSHSAFAGVALGAFFGLNPSVASLIYTLLAALLIEYLRNRFKSYEEVVMSIVMTFNVGLAIILASRGSSANIESFLFGSILTVEPSDLFLIAAVTLISLIFIRIFYSQLLYITFDEEGAEISKIPVVSLNYLFMALTGATVGVSIRITGLLVISSILVLPVAAALNLRAGFRKTLLWAVGFGLIAVLSGLVLSYYLDSAPGGTIAIMSVAVLLCSFFLR, from the coding sequence ATGCTGCAATATGATTTCATGAGAAACGCCCTGGCGGCCGGATTCCTGATCGCCCTGCTCTGTCCGGTGATCGGTTCCTTCCTCGTACTCAAACGGTTTTCCATGATGGGCGACACCTTGTCCCATTCCGCTTTCGCCGGCGTCGCACTGGGTGCGTTCTTCGGGTTGAATCCCTCCGTCGCCTCTTTGATCTACACGCTGCTGGCAGCGCTATTGATTGAGTACCTGCGCAACCGGTTTAAAAGTTACGAAGAGGTCGTGATGTCCATTGTCATGACGTTCAATGTCGGCCTGGCCATTATCCTGGCTTCACGCGGGAGCAGCGCCAATATTGAATCGTTCCTTTTTGGTTCAATCCTCACAGTAGAACCCTCTGATCTTTTCCTGATCGCAGCAGTCACGCTGATCAGCCTGATCTTTATCCGAATCTTCTATTCGCAGCTGCTCTATATCACCTTTGATGAAGAAGGCGCGGAGATCTCGAAAATCCCGGTTGTGTCCCTGAATTACCTGTTCATGGCACTGACCGGAGCTACTGTCGGAGTCTCCATCCGGATTACCGGTCTCCTGGTGATTTCATCCATTCTGGTTCTGCCGGTGGCGGCAGCCTTGAATCTGAGAGCGGGCTTCCGCAAGACTCTGCTTTGGGCTGTTGGCTTTGGTCTGATCGCCGTCCTGTCCGGCCTGGTCCTCTCCTATTATCTGGATTCAGCCCCGGGGGGAACCATCGCCATCATGAGTGTCGCCGTCCTGTTATGTTCGTTCTTCCTTCGCTGA
- a CDS encoding transcriptional repressor, producing the protein MNVQELLKKHGLKITKPREAILEILAQSDHGLDAESIRDEAENRELYINLSTVYRTLELLESISVLDKFDLGEKKYNYVLKRDHHMHSLTCEICHKTVDLDCPMVKIEELINRETGFSIMEHRLELKGICAECSQRLEKTASEGDKEGSASGRKQK; encoded by the coding sequence ATGAACGTTCAGGAATTGCTCAAAAAACACGGTCTGAAAATCACAAAGCCCAGAGAAGCCATTCTGGAAATCCTTGCTCAGTCCGATCATGGACTGGATGCCGAGTCCATCCGGGATGAAGCCGAAAATCGTGAGCTGTACATCAACCTCTCGACCGTCTATCGGACGCTGGAGCTTCTGGAGAGTATCAGTGTCCTTGATAAATTTGACCTGGGAGAAAAGAAGTATAACTATGTGCTGAAGCGGGATCACCATATGCACAGCCTGACCTGTGAAATCTGTCATAAGACGGTGGATCTGGACTGTCCCATGGTGAAGATCGAGGAGCTGATTAACCGGGAAACCGGATTCTCGATTATGGAACACCGGCTGGAACTGAAGGGAATCTGTGCAGAATGCTCCCAGCGGCTGGAGAAAACAGCTTCTGAGGGGGACAAGGAAGGTTCAGCCTCCGGCAGAAAACAAAAGTAA
- a CDS encoding manganese efflux pump MntP family protein, whose amino-acid sequence MNSWNVLLIGVALAMDACGVALSIGINCQVDRLKKVRFALSFAFFQFAFAFIGAALGRLINQEIAAVPTLIGGLVILGVGIMMIREGAQQKEECILIKPGMEIVLGVSVSIDAMIVGITALYSRGEYILQDGLLIGVVTLILVSLAFVLSKRLQSAPLVTKYADFIGGAILLVFGLRMAFL is encoded by the coding sequence ATGAATAGTTGGAATGTGCTGCTGATCGGGGTAGCCCTGGCGATGGATGCTTGTGGGGTCGCGCTGTCCATTGGTATCAATTGTCAGGTGGATCGACTGAAGAAAGTGCGGTTTGCGTTGTCCTTTGCGTTCTTCCAGTTTGCCTTTGCCTTTATAGGCGCTGCTTTGGGACGGCTCATCAATCAGGAGATTGCCGCTGTGCCGACATTGATCGGAGGATTGGTAATACTGGGTGTCGGCATTATGATGATCCGGGAGGGTGCACAGCAGAAAGAGGAATGCATTCTGATCAAGCCGGGCATGGAGATTGTCCTCGGGGTATCGGTATCGATTGACGCCATGATTGTCGGCATTACGGCGTTGTACTCCAGAGGAGAGTACATTTTGCAGGATGGACTCCTGATCGGAGTTGTCACCCTGATTCTGGTCAGCCTGGCATTCGTGCTGAGCAAGCGTCTTCAGTCTGCCCCTCTCGTAACAAAATACGCCGATTTCATTGGAGGAGCCATTCTGCTGGTGTTCGGTTTGAGAATGGCTTTTCTCTAA
- a CDS encoding IS110 family transposase, which produces MYYLGIDIGKNNHEAGFIREDGSHVGKSLRFTNTQEGFEKLTQLIQDRLPQDETFCIGMEATGHYWLALYSFLHEQGYILHVINPIQSDSLRNFHIRQQKTDAVDCFLVAEVIRFGKFTETHLADEDILILRNFARFRESLKDSCANYKRQVITVLDQVFPEYDKLFSNLFGQSSKAFLKTYGTPEQAMEVDTDSLADLLNKASRGRHSADKAQQLKEAASRSVGVTICSDAFAFQLKILIEQVEFTEGQLHEIENKIDTQLKKINSVIQTIPGVGAATGAMILAEIGDINRFSTPKKLVAFAGMDPTMMQSGNFTGQHNRLSKKGSPYLRRAVWMAAVSASRHDPVFKAFYEKKRSEGKSHGTAIGAVSRKLLYTIHAVLKANKPYEVHLDTIS; this is translated from the coding sequence ATGTACTATCTGGGCATTGACATCGGCAAGAACAACCATGAAGCAGGTTTCATCAGGGAGGATGGCAGCCATGTGGGCAAGTCTCTGCGCTTCACAAACACCCAGGAGGGCTTCGAGAAGCTCACCCAGTTAATTCAGGATCGCCTCCCACAGGATGAAACCTTCTGCATCGGGATGGAAGCCACCGGCCATTACTGGCTGGCGCTTTACTCATTTCTGCATGAACAAGGCTATATTCTGCACGTGATCAATCCGATCCAATCCGACAGTCTTCGAAACTTCCACATCCGTCAACAGAAGACTGACGCGGTGGACTGCTTCTTGGTGGCCGAAGTCATCCGCTTTGGCAAGTTCACTGAAACTCACCTTGCGGATGAGGATATCCTGATCCTTCGCAATTTCGCTCGTTTTCGTGAATCTCTGAAAGACTCCTGCGCAAACTATAAACGCCAAGTTATCACAGTCCTGGATCAGGTATTCCCGGAATATGACAAGCTCTTCTCGAATCTGTTTGGCCAAAGCTCCAAGGCCTTTCTAAAGACTTATGGAACTCCTGAACAGGCGATGGAGGTTGACACCGATTCTTTGGCTGATTTGCTTAATAAGGCCAGCAGAGGTCGTCACAGCGCCGATAAAGCGCAGCAGCTCAAAGAGGCTGCATCCCGGTCAGTTGGCGTTACCATCTGCTCGGATGCCTTTGCCTTTCAGCTGAAGATCCTGATTGAGCAGGTTGAGTTCACAGAAGGCCAGCTTCATGAAATCGAAAATAAGATTGACACGCAGTTAAAGAAAATCAACTCCGTCATTCAGACGATCCCTGGTGTCGGGGCTGCTACTGGGGCTATGATCCTGGCGGAAATTGGAGACATCAATCGCTTCTCTACCCCAAAGAAGCTTGTCGCATTTGCAGGAATGGATCCCACCATGATGCAGTCCGGCAACTTCACCGGACAGCACAACCGACTCTCGAAGAAGGGCTCACCCTATCTTCGGCGGGCAGTGTGGATGGCTGCTGTATCCGCTTCCAGGCATGATCCGGTCTTCAAGGCCTTCTATGAGAAGAAACGATCCGAAGGGAAGTCCCATGGGACTGCCATCGGTGCTGTATCACGGAAACTACTGTACACCATCCACGCTGTACTGAAGGCTAATAAGCCGTATGAGGTTCATCTGGATACCATCTCATAA
- a CDS encoding ISAs1 family transposase produces MSKICRPILEYREVIKATGITIDEYTPPQKIMKRFIRLFREIEDVRIQAMTDYPLEEILVIAFLAVLGNASSWNEIERFGNAKHKWLKKFLKLNNGIPSHDTFRRVFSLIASEQLEKATVLFLMENMAVLRKSLGIKSSVRQLCIDGKEERGTGRKAGTDQEIRNLQTLHIYDASNGVCIVSHQIDSKTNEIPAAQEALKMLQLKNAIVTFDALHTQTKTIGIIMERGGNYVGALKGNQGKLALAAAESFTEKNKVRIRKAGKNYYETTEKSHSQIETRQFYMTKAIDLDKEWQGLRNFICYEKRIFSTITGKESTEIRYYITSLNDVELGGDAIRGHWSVENQLHWHLDYTFHEDDNTTVDRQAFTNLSILNKMALSLFKLVQPLMKKNSSIRLIRKDFSWGFEDNLAKLLNSFDENVLKNALENANLNRK; encoded by the coding sequence ATGAGCAAGATTTGCAGACCCATCCTGGAATACCGGGAAGTCATCAAAGCCACCGGCATAACCATTGACGAGTACACCCCTCCCCAAAAGATCATGAAGCGTTTTATTCGCCTGTTCCGGGAGATCGAAGATGTCAGGATCCAGGCGATGACCGACTACCCGCTCGAGGAGATCCTGGTGATCGCCTTTCTGGCGGTGCTTGGCAATGCCTCGAGTTGGAATGAGATCGAGCGGTTTGGCAATGCCAAGCACAAGTGGCTGAAAAAATTCCTGAAGCTGAACAATGGGATTCCTTCTCATGACACGTTTCGCCGGGTCTTCTCACTGATTGCCTCGGAGCAGCTGGAAAAGGCTACTGTACTGTTTCTAATGGAGAATATGGCTGTCCTCAGGAAGTCTTTGGGCATCAAATCATCGGTACGTCAACTGTGCATTGATGGGAAAGAAGAACGCGGTACGGGACGCAAAGCCGGTACTGATCAGGAGATCCGTAATCTGCAGACTCTGCATATCTACGATGCCTCCAATGGCGTCTGCATAGTCTCTCATCAGATCGACAGCAAAACCAATGAGATCCCCGCTGCCCAGGAAGCACTCAAAATGCTCCAACTCAAAAATGCCATCGTCACCTTTGATGCTCTGCACACGCAGACCAAAACCATCGGAATCATCATGGAGCGAGGCGGAAACTATGTTGGTGCCCTGAAGGGTAATCAGGGAAAATTGGCACTGGCTGCCGCTGAATCCTTCACGGAGAAGAATAAAGTCAGAATTCGAAAAGCTGGAAAGAATTATTACGAGACCACTGAAAAATCTCACAGTCAGATTGAAACCAGGCAGTTCTATATGACCAAGGCCATTGATCTGGATAAGGAGTGGCAGGGGCTTCGTAATTTCATCTGTTACGAGAAAAGGATATTCAGCACAATAACCGGCAAAGAGAGCACTGAAATCCGATACTATATCACCAGTCTCAATGATGTTGAACTCGGCGGAGACGCGATCCGGGGGCATTGGAGTGTGGAAAACCAGCTGCACTGGCATCTGGACTATACCTTCCACGAAGACGACAACACGACAGTGGATCGACAGGCGTTCACCAATTTGAGCATCCTCAATAAGATGGCCTTGTCCCTGTTCAAACTGGTCCAGCCACTGATGAAAAAGAACAGCAGTATCCGGCTGATCCGGAAGGATTTCTCCTGGGGATTCGAAGATAATCTGGCTAAGCTGCTCAATTCCTTTGACGAGAATGTCTTGAAAAACGCTTTAGAAAATGCAAATTTGAATAGAAAATAG
- a CDS encoding ABC-F family ATP-binding cassette domain-containing protein — protein MIALSCKDIKKEYGTDVILRNISFTINEGDKVALIGANGVGKSTLFRILTRQIQPDEGEYYVDRNATLGYLAQNLDLDSDRTIYDETLKVFQNLLEMEQTLIRLENDMKTEWTDDNRSWHEEIQNQYASLQDLYLIKGGQTYRAQLHRVLTGLGIPQTDWSKSISVLSGGEKTRVALAKLLLSEPSIILMDEPTNHLDLAATEWLEEFLKSYKGTLLVISHDRYFLDAVTDHTYLMLEGEVLSYNASYTGYLELHKKAYEVRLKAYEAQQDEIRRQEAIIEKYRQFNREKSIRAAESRQKRLDKIQRIEAPKKEGRAAGIHFKAGYESGNDVLNVVDLAKSFDTKSLFRHVSFLIRKGDKIALIGENGRGKTTLFQMIRGLITPDHGYTVLGRNVSLGYYDQEQADLDPEKTVMDEVWDEFPELTTTELRTALGTYLFRGDDVFKPIKLLSGGEKCRINLLKLMLREDNFLLLDEPTNHLDIPSREALEESLMDYDGTLFVISHDRYFLNKVIHRIYELRSEGIKEYLGNYSYYAEKREPEAASTAVKAEESQSNQDRTRRKVNQREERKARVRLREVEEAIESSELTLDELTASLAESDVFMDPKRMREVQTSIDRTHTQLTQLMTEWEELLAVTEEE, from the coding sequence ATGATCGCATTATCCTGCAAAGATATTAAAAAAGAATATGGAACGGATGTCATCCTGAGAAACATTTCCTTTACGATCAATGAAGGAGACAAAGTAGCGCTCATCGGAGCCAATGGCGTCGGAAAGTCGACTCTGTTCAGAATCCTCACGCGCCAGATCCAGCCTGATGAAGGAGAATACTATGTTGACCGCAATGCCACACTGGGTTATCTGGCGCAGAATCTGGACCTTGATTCCGACCGGACCATCTATGATGAAACCCTGAAAGTCTTTCAGAATCTCCTTGAAATGGAACAGACACTGATCCGCCTGGAAAATGACATGAAAACGGAGTGGACCGATGACAATCGCAGCTGGCATGAAGAGATTCAGAATCAGTATGCGAGCCTCCAGGACCTTTACCTGATCAAAGGCGGGCAAACCTATCGCGCCCAGCTTCATCGGGTGCTGACAGGGTTGGGTATCCCTCAGACGGACTGGAGCAAATCAATTTCGGTACTCTCCGGCGGTGAGAAAACACGGGTTGCCCTGGCCAAGCTCCTCTTAAGTGAACCTTCCATCATTCTGATGGATGAGCCAACCAATCATCTGGATCTGGCAGCCACCGAATGGCTGGAAGAATTTCTCAAGAGTTACAAAGGTACGCTTCTGGTCATTTCTCATGACCGTTATTTTCTCGATGCTGTGACAGATCACACCTATCTCATGCTGGAAGGTGAAGTGCTGTCCTATAACGCCTCCTATACCGGCTATCTTGAGCTTCACAAGAAAGCCTACGAAGTCCGGCTTAAGGCCTATGAGGCCCAGCAGGATGAGATCAGGCGGCAGGAAGCCATTATTGAGAAATACCGCCAGTTTAACCGGGAAAAGTCGATTCGGGCGGCCGAATCCCGTCAAAAGCGGCTCGATAAGATTCAACGGATCGAAGCTCCCAAAAAGGAAGGTCGTGCTGCCGGAATCCACTTCAAGGCAGGCTATGAATCGGGAAACGATGTACTGAATGTTGTCGACCTGGCCAAATCCTTTGATACCAAGTCCCTGTTTCGTCATGTCAGTTTCCTGATTCGAAAGGGTGACAAGATCGCACTGATCGGTGAAAACGGGCGCGGCAAGACTACACTGTTTCAAATGATCCGAGGCCTGATCACACCTGATCATGGTTATACGGTCCTGGGCCGCAATGTATCCCTGGGATACTACGACCAGGAACAGGCCGACCTGGATCCCGAAAAAACGGTAATGGACGAGGTCTGGGATGAATTTCCAGAACTGACAACTACCGAACTTCGAACCGCCCTGGGCACCTACCTCTTCCGCGGCGATGATGTCTTTAAACCGATCAAACTTCTTTCAGGAGGAGAAAAGTGCCGTATCAATCTTCTGAAACTAATGCTGAGGGAAGATAATTTTCTTCTGCTCGATGAACCCACCAATCATTTGGATATCCCCTCGCGCGAAGCCCTGGAGGAATCCCTGATGGACTATGACGGAACGCTTTTTGTCATATCCCATGACCGTTATTTCCTCAACAAGGTCATTCACCGGATTTACGAGCTCCGTTCAGAAGGGATCAAGGAATATCTGGGCAACTACAGCTACTATGCGGAAAAACGGGAACCGGAAGCTGCTTCGACGGCGGTAAAAGCTGAAGAAAGCCAGTCCAATCAGGATCGAACGAGACGAAAAGTCAATCAGCGGGAAGAACGCAAAGCCCGGGTTCGTCTGCGCGAAGTGGAAGAAGCCATCGAAAGCAGCGAACTAACCCTGGATGAACTCACCGCCAGCCTGGCAGAAAGTGATGTCTTCATGGATCCGAAGCGCATGAGAGAAGTCCAAACATCGATCGATCGAACCCACACGCAGCTGACTCAGCTGATGACCGAATGGGAAGAACTGCTGGCTGTCACCGAAGAAGAGTAA
- a CDS encoding thioredoxin family protein, which produces MSNMFNDEIRGQLKEIFSGMVQPVTIEFFTAKDEPAVQEVEDFLSEIAELSDQIQLTVNRLPEDQAKADQLGIVRAPGFTVMGEGGVDHGIQFYGLPAGHEINSFIYALMAVSGGKEELPEELVRELQGMEKDINIKVFVTLSCPHCPGAVSKAHRLAMENSRIKAEMIDANLFPELSQQHNVSSVPKIVFNDGRDLVGNQPIESFMAHIRELQR; this is translated from the coding sequence ATGAGCAATATGTTTAATGACGAAATCAGAGGACAGTTAAAAGAAATATTCAGTGGAATGGTCCAACCCGTGACCATCGAATTCTTTACCGCCAAGGATGAACCCGCGGTTCAGGAAGTGGAGGACTTTTTGAGTGAGATTGCCGAACTCAGCGATCAGATTCAATTGACAGTCAACCGGCTGCCGGAGGATCAGGCAAAAGCGGATCAGCTGGGAATCGTTCGGGCTCCCGGATTCACCGTTATGGGAGAAGGCGGAGTGGACCACGGGATTCAGTTTTATGGATTGCCGGCTGGTCATGAGATTAATTCCTTTATCTACGCCCTGATGGCCGTATCCGGCGGAAAGGAAGAATTGCCGGAAGAACTGGTTCGGGAACTTCAGGGGATGGAGAAGGACATTAACATCAAGGTGTTTGTCACCTTATCCTGCCCGCACTGTCCGGGAGCCGTTTCCAAAGCCCATCGCCTGGCCATGGAAAATAGCCGGATCAAGGCAGAAATGATAGATGCCAACCTGTTCCCGGAACTGTCCCAGCAGCATAATGTTTCTTCCGTTCCCAAGATCGTGTTCAATGATGGTCGGGATCTGGTCGGCAATCAGCCGATTGAATCTTTTATGGCTCATATCAGGGAACTCCAGCGGTAA
- a CDS encoding trypsin-like peptidase domain-containing protein: MGDPDHINNNMTGPDPQPTERIRVPRKMGYHLITTLTTGLVGLLMGLWLAIFLLPNTALFHDSALGKYIEEHAQLAAREASEGIMSDVSKQLKAIEAQKAIIEETSDDPDMTVSEIVAQYKSSVVTIVTKIRDTESENEMRNFIGSGFILNRDGMIATNQHVIGGADTITVILADGREVSAKEINSDRDTDLAIIKIDNRISLPGIVTVGNSDTITVGEQVVAIGSPVSRNFAGTVTSGIISGKDRNVYIGDSVISYLQTDAAINEGNSGGPLFNARGEVIGINTAKMSDDVQGIGFAIPINILKEKLTYLSRVPLYTGFTAKDLNPEALEALNISNGVVVIAVDKLSPAEKAGLQEKDIILTFDGREILKTSQMNDIRERHDPGEKIRMEIKRGNDLLTLELELTARP, from the coding sequence ATGGGTGATCCAGATCACATTAATAACAACATGACCGGACCGGATCCTCAACCGACTGAAAGGATCCGAGTCCCCCGAAAAATGGGCTATCACCTCATTACGACTTTGACGACAGGTCTGGTCGGCCTGCTGATGGGACTTTGGCTGGCGATTTTTTTATTGCCGAATACCGCTTTGTTCCATGACTCCGCGCTGGGAAAGTACATTGAGGAACATGCCCAGTTGGCGGCCAGGGAGGCTTCAGAAGGCATAATGAGCGATGTCTCCAAGCAGCTGAAGGCCATTGAAGCGCAAAAAGCGATTATTGAGGAGACCAGCGATGATCCCGATATGACGGTATCCGAAATTGTAGCCCAGTACAAAAGTTCAGTGGTAACCATTGTGACCAAAATCAGAGACACAGAATCTGAAAACGAGATGCGCAATTTTATCGGCAGTGGATTTATTTTGAACCGCGATGGAATGATCGCCACCAATCAGCATGTGATTGGCGGAGCGGACACCATCACCGTGATTCTGGCTGATGGCCGTGAGGTATCTGCCAAGGAGATCAATTCAGATCGGGACACTGATCTTGCAATCATTAAAATTGATAATCGGATTTCGCTTCCTGGAATTGTGACAGTAGGAAATTCAGATACCATTACGGTCGGAGAACAGGTGGTTGCCATTGGCAGTCCGGTCTCGAGAAATTTTGCCGGAACTGTGACCAGTGGAATCATTTCCGGAAAAGACCGCAATGTCTATATTGGCGATTCTGTCATCAGTTATCTTCAGACCGATGCCGCCATCAATGAGGGGAATTCGGGCGGACCCTTATTCAATGCCAGGGGGGAAGTCATTGGAATCAATACGGCAAAAATGTCCGATGATGTACAGGGAATCGGATTCGCTATTCCCATCAATATCCTGAAGGAAAAGCTGACCTACTTATCCAGAGTACCACTGTACACCGGGTTTACTGCCAAAGATCTCAATCCGGAAGCGCTGGAAGCCCTCAACATCAGCAATGGCGTCGTTGTGATCGCGGTGGATAAATTATCTCCGGCGGAGAAAGCCGGTCTTCAGGAAAAAGATATCATTCTGACCTTTGATGGCAGGGAAATCCTGAAGACCAGCCAGATGAACGATATCCGGGAGCGTCACGATCCCGGCGAAAAGATCAGGATGGAGATTAAGCGAGGCAACGACCTGCTGACACTTGAACTGGAACTGACGGCCCGACCCTGA
- the tsaD gene encoding tRNA (adenosine(37)-N6)-threonylcarbamoyltransferase complex transferase subunit TsaD, whose product MKDQLILGIETSCDETAASVVRNGRQVLSNIISSQIPLHRKFGGVVPEMASRKHTENITGVVDLALKEAGVTLEDLDAIAVTRGPGLVGALLVGLQYAKGLAFALGKPLIGVNHIEGHISANYIQYPELEPPFVSLVVSGGHTFIVEVRNYRDYVVVAKTRDDAVGEAFDKVARALSLPYPGGPQIDQLARKGNEDAIAFSRPKFHEETLDFSFSGIKSAVLNYLNSAAQRGETIVPADVAASFQKAVVFNLIDHAMQVAVNRGYHRIAVAGGVASNSYLRHNLVEEGKKQGIEILFPAAVLCTDNAAMIASAGYYQLQAGDISPLSINAEPNLGLRL is encoded by the coding sequence ATGAAAGACCAACTGATCCTGGGCATAGAGACAAGCTGTGATGAAACGGCTGCGAGTGTCGTGCGCAACGGACGCCAGGTCCTGTCCAATATCATCTCTTCCCAGATCCCGCTGCATCGCAAGTTTGGGGGAGTGGTTCCGGAAATGGCTTCCAGGAAACATACAGAGAATATTACCGGTGTTGTGGACCTTGCGCTGAAAGAAGCCGGAGTGACACTGGAAGACCTTGATGCCATCGCGGTGACTCGGGGGCCTGGGCTGGTCGGAGCTCTGCTGGTCGGGCTGCAATATGCCAAGGGACTGGCGTTTGCTCTGGGTAAACCTCTGATCGGTGTAAATCATATTGAAGGGCATATCAGTGCCAACTACATTCAATATCCGGAGCTGGAACCACCGTTTGTCAGCCTGGTTGTTTCCGGGGGACACACGTTCATCGTGGAGGTCAGGAACTACCGGGATTATGTCGTAGTAGCCAAAACCCGGGATGACGCGGTGGGCGAAGCCTTTGACAAAGTCGCGCGGGCACTGTCACTGCCCTATCCCGGCGGACCGCAGATTGATCAGCTGGCCAGAAAGGGAAACGAGGACGCAATTGCCTTCTCACGTCCTAAATTCCATGAAGAAACGCTGGATTTCTCATTTTCCGGCATCAAGTCGGCGGTTCTGAATTATCTCAACAGCGCGGCTCAGCGGGGAGAGACCATCGTCCCAGCTGACGTGGCGGCTTCGTTTCAGAAAGCCGTGGTCTTCAATCTCATTGATCACGCCATGCAGGTAGCTGTGAATCGCGGCTACCATAGAATCGCAGTAGCCGGAGGAGTTGCCTCAAACAGTTATCTGAGGCACAACCTGGTGGAAGAAGGGAAGAAGCAGGGGATCGAGATCCTGTTTCCCGCCGCCGTACTGTGCACTGATAATGCGGCGATGATTGCCAGCGCCGGGTATTATCAGCTCCAGGCGGGAGATATATCTCCCTTATCCATCAATGCGGAGCCAAACCTGGGACTTCGGCTGTAA
- a CDS encoding RusA family crossover junction endodeoxyribonuclease: protein MSEYAKVVVMGSPITKSNFKMHNKNGRAILPDNSGTYHDRYALYEENIAACARAQNPGVTFEESLIAVLRVYYKSEKRHPDTNNITKSIFDGVEKSGLIVNDAQVRRLIIEEYYDKVEPRFELELFAESVFRMSYEIRRHDQSEEPILYQPASNKKLNGLLPARGYTERDLANIQALLEQKQRQNPAQAKPIPSPKVVPTHEALLCSLCRKPVAEGNYMKADGGKTIICKRCFKKLY from the coding sequence ATGTCTGAATATGCCAAAGTCGTAGTGATGGGCTCCCCCATCACCAAATCGAATTTTAAGATGCACAATAAGAATGGCCGTGCGATCCTTCCGGACAACTCCGGCACCTATCACGACCGCTATGCCCTGTATGAGGAAAATATTGCCGCCTGTGCCCGGGCTCAGAATCCCGGAGTGACTTTTGAGGAGAGCCTCATAGCTGTTCTGAGGGTTTATTATAAAAGCGAGAAGCGGCACCCTGATACGAACAACATTACCAAGAGCATTTTCGACGGAGTTGAAAAATCCGGTCTGATTGTCAATGATGCTCAGGTTCGGCGCCTCATCATAGAGGAATACTACGACAAGGTGGAACCGCGCTTTGAACTGGAGCTTTTTGCAGAATCGGTCTTTCGGATGTCTTACGAAATCCGCCGCCATGACCAGTCCGAAGAACCAATCCTGTATCAGCCGGCCAGCAACAAAAAGCTGAACGGACTCCTTCCGGCCCGCGGATACACTGAGCGGGACCTGGCCAATATTCAGGCACTTTTGGAACAGAAGCAGCGCCAGAATCCGGCACAAGCGAAACCGATCCCGTCGCCAAAAGTGGTTCCGACTCACGAAGCGCTGCTTTGCAGCCTGTGCAGGAAGCCCGTAGCGGAAGGTAATTACATGAAGGCCGATGGCGGTAAGACCATCATCTGCAAGCGCTGTTTTAAAAAATTATATTAG
- a CDS encoding GNAT family N-acetyltransferase, with protein sequence MTTNCDSIYLRALKPSDLEQLEQLSEETTFPFRAVPLSKISEPLSGFSGPDQSASVQSDETLLSFAIMKHDHLVGQLTLWGIDFLKGHCTVTMGIAAKANRHRGIGTCALIMGLRYAFYSLGLQKVTTDTLSTNQAARRCLNKVGFIQTGTEQRVFPLDKDFIDRLHYQMKRSDFDRLYHFPREK encoded by the coding sequence ATGACAACCAATTGTGACTCCATCTATCTCCGGGCATTGAAACCCAGTGACCTGGAGCAGCTTGAACAACTCAGTGAGGAAACGACTTTTCCTTTTCGCGCCGTTCCTCTGTCCAAAATCAGTGAACCACTCAGCGGATTTTCTGGTCCTGATCAATCAGCTTCCGTCCAATCGGACGAAACATTGCTCAGCTTCGCCATTATGAAGCATGACCATCTGGTCGGTCAGCTCACCTTGTGGGGCATCGATTTCTTAAAAGGACACTGCACCGTGACGATGGGGATTGCAGCCAAAGCGAATCGCCATCGGGGCATCGGAACCTGCGCTTTAATCATGGGACTGCGTTATGCGTTTTATTCGCTTGGCCTGCAGAAGGTAACCACCGATACCCTGAGTACTAATCAGGCCGCTCGCCGCTGTTTGAATAAAGTTGGCTTCATTCAGACCGGAACGGAACAAAGAGTGTTTCCCTTGGACAAAGATTTCATCGATCGGCTGCATTACCAGATGAAGCGATCCGATTTTGATCGGTTGTACCACTTTCCGCGGGAAAAATAA